The following are encoded together in the Takifugu flavidus isolate HTHZ2018 chromosome 22, ASM371156v2, whole genome shotgun sequence genome:
- the LOC130519465 gene encoding E3 ubiquitin/ISG15 ligase TRIM25-like: protein MASSCEELLMCPICLLTYTEPITTPCGHNYCKACITEYLSYTDEPVCPLCKEALQTQSELKVNTALQNLVQHFSNITVSDGETPAEAWEVTCDMCCEPKLKAQRSCLKCVASYCQHHLEQHQRVATFKQHQLVDPVSNLEAHVCRDHNKLLTSFCEKDQTCVCATCLKENHLRHQTVPLEHAFRVKKDVLVHLVSAMELIEMYQRSRMEDLKCSVEQSRREWEKEVEEIDQAWNSLAACLQRGQTELAELVQERQKAIQVKNDCLVASLEQDIAKLQSKRGELELVLQKGDQMYLLQNFASLNKKPHVPETTREKFHSSLNNDVNLVKKSVEQMQAKLSEEMEMLKLHILPSPP, encoded by the coding sequence ATGGCCTCCTCCTGCGAAGAGCTGCTCATGTGTCCCATCTGCCTGCTCACATATACCGAGCCGATCACTACTCCCTGTGGACACAACTATTGCAAAGCTTGCATCACAGAGTACCTGTCCTACACTGATGAGCCCGTGTGTCCCCTGTGTAAGGAGGCTCTTCAGACACAGTCGGAGCTCAAGGTCAACACGGCACTTCAAAACTTGGTGCAGCATTTCAGCAACATAACGGTGAGTGATGGCGAGACCCCTGCCGAAGCATGGGAGGTGACCTGTGACATGTGCTGTGAGCCGAAGCTCAAGGCCCAGCGGTCGTGTCTCAAGTGTGTGGCTTCATACTGCCAACATCACCTGGAGCAACACCAGAGGGTGGCAACCTTTAAGCAGCATCAGCTGGTCGACCCCGTGTCAAACCTGGAAGCCCACGTTTGCAGGGACCACAACAAGTTGCTGACATCCTTCTGCGAGAAAGACCAGACGTGCGTTTGTGCCACGTGCCTGAAAGAAAATCACTTGAGGCACCAAACTGTGCCTTTAGAGCATGCATTCAGGGTGAAGAAGGACGTCCTGGTCCATCTGGTATCAGCGATGGAGCTGATAGAAATGTATCAGCGCAGCAGGATGGAGGATCTGAAATGTTCAGTTgaacagagcaggagggagTGGGAGAAAGAGGTGGAAGAAATTGATCAAGCTTGGAATTCTCTGGCGGCCTGTCTGCAGAGAGGCCAGACGGAGCTGGCTGAGCTGGtgcaggagaggcagaaggCTATACAGGTGAAGAATGACTGCCTGGTGGCCAGTCTGGAGCAGGACATCGCCAAGTTGCAGAGTAAACGGGGCGAACTTGAGCTTGTTTTACAAAAAGGGGATCAAATGTATCTCCTGCAGAATTTCGCTTCACTCAACAAGAAACCACACGTTCCAGAAACCACACGGGAGAAATTCCACTCCAGTTTGAATAATGACGTGAACTTGGTGAAAAAATCAGTTGAGCAAATGCAGGCGAAGCTCAGTGAAGAAATGGAGATGCTAAAACTCCATATATTGCCTTCCCCTCCATGA